The following are encoded in a window of Pseudomonas sp. JQ170C genomic DNA:
- the gabD gene encoding NADP-dependent succinate-semialdehyde dehydrogenase, producing the protein MQLKDAQLFRQQAFIDGVWLDADNGQTIKVNNPATGEIIGTVPKMGAAETRRAIEAADMALPAWRALTAKERAGKLRRWFELMIEHQDDLARLMTTEQGKPLAEAKGEIAYAASFIEWFAEEAKRVYGDTIPGHQPDKRLIVIKQPIGVTAAITPWNFPAAMITRKAGPALAAGCTMVLKPASQTPYSALALVELAHRAGIPAGVLSVVTGSAGDIGSELTGNPIVRKLSFTGSTEIGRQLMAECAKDIKKVSLELGGNAPFIVFDDADLDKAVEGAIISKYRNNGQTCVCANRIYVQDGVYDVFAEKLKAAVAKLKIGNGLEDGTTTGPLIDEKAVAKVQEHIADAVGKGAQVLTGGKLIEGNFFEPTVLVNVPKNAAVAKEETFGPLAPLFRFKDEAEVIAMSNDTEFGLASYFYARDMSRVFRVAEALEYGMVGINTGLISNEVAPFGGIKASGLGREGSKYGIEDYLEIKYLCISV; encoded by the coding sequence ATGCAGCTTAAAGACGCCCAGTTGTTCCGCCAGCAAGCCTTCATCGATGGCGTGTGGTTGGACGCGGACAACGGTCAGACCATCAAGGTCAATAACCCGGCCACCGGCGAGATCATCGGCACTGTGCCGAAGATGGGCGCGGCCGAAACCCGCCGTGCCATCGAGGCCGCCGACATGGCGTTGCCCGCCTGGCGCGCACTGACCGCCAAAGAGCGTGCTGGCAAGCTGCGTCGTTGGTTCGAATTGATGATCGAGCACCAGGACGACCTGGCCCGCCTGATGACCACCGAGCAAGGCAAGCCACTGGCCGAAGCCAAGGGCGAAATCGCCTATGCCGCCTCGTTCATCGAGTGGTTCGCTGAAGAAGCCAAGCGCGTTTATGGCGACACCATTCCTGGCCACCAGCCAGACAAGCGCCTGATCGTCATCAAGCAGCCAATCGGTGTGACCGCCGCGATCACTCCGTGGAACTTCCCGGCTGCGATGATCACCCGTAAAGCCGGCCCGGCCCTGGCCGCTGGCTGCACCATGGTGCTCAAGCCTGCTTCGCAAACCCCGTATTCCGCCCTGGCCCTGGTCGAGCTGGCACACCGCGCCGGCATCCCGGCTGGCGTGCTGAGCGTGGTGACTGGCAGCGCCGGCGACATCGGCAGCGAACTGACCGGCAACCCGATCGTGCGCAAGCTGTCGTTCACCGGCTCCACCGAAATCGGTCGCCAGCTGATGGCCGAATGCGCCAAGGACATCAAGAAAGTGTCCCTGGAGCTGGGTGGCAACGCCCCCTTCATCGTGTTCGACGACGCTGACCTGGACAAGGCCGTTGAAGGCGCGATCATTTCCAAGTACCGCAACAACGGCCAGACCTGCGTCTGCGCCAACCGTATCTACGTGCAGGACGGCGTCTACGACGTGTTCGCCGAGAAGCTCAAGGCCGCTGTGGCCAAGCTGAAGATCGGTAACGGTCTGGAAGACGGCACCACCACTGGCCCGTTGATCGACGAGAAAGCGGTTGCCAAGGTCCAGGAGCACATTGCTGACGCAGTCGGCAAAGGCGCCCAGGTACTGACCGGCGGCAAGCTGATCGAAGGCAACTTCTTCGAGCCGACCGTACTGGTCAACGTGCCGAAGAACGCTGCCGTGGCCAAGGAAGAAACCTTCGGCCCGCTGGCACCCCTGTTCCGTTTCAAGGACGAGGCAGAAGTCATTGCCATGTCCAACGATACCGAGTTTGGTCTGGCCTCGTACTTCTATGCCCGCGACATGAGCCGTGTGTTCCGTGTTGCCGAAGCGCTGGAGTACGGCATGGTCGGTATCAACACCGGTCTGATCTCCAACGAAGTCGCGCCGTTCGGCGGTATCAAGGCCTCGGGCCTGGGCCGCGAAGGTTCCAAGTACGGCATCGAAGACTACCTGGAAATCAAATACCTGTGCATCAGCGTCTGA
- the gabT gene encoding 4-aminobutyrate--2-oxoglutarate transaminase, translating into MSKTNESLMQRRVAAVPRGVGQIHPIFAESAKNATVTDVEGREFIDFAGGIAVLNTGHVHPKIIAAVEAQLHKLTHTCFQVLAYEPYVELCEKINAKVPGDFAKKTLLVTTGSEAVENAIKIARAATGRAGVIAFTGAYHGRTMMTLGLTGKVVPYSAGMGLMPGGIFRAIYPNELHGVSVDDSIASIERIFKNDAEARDIAAIILEPVQGEGGFYVAPKEFMKRLRALCDQHGILLIADEVQTGAGRTGTFFAMEQMGVAPDLTTFAKSIAGGFPLAGVCGKAEYMDAIAPGGLGGTYAGSPIACAAALAVMEVFEEEKLLDRSKAVGERLVAGLRKIQDKHPIIGDVRALGSMIAVEVFDKAGSHTPNAAAVASVVAKARDKGLILLSCGTYGNVLRILVPLTSPDEQLDQGLAIIEECFAELA; encoded by the coding sequence ATGAGCAAGACCAACGAATCTTTGATGCAACGTCGTGTCGCCGCTGTTCCACGCGGTGTTGGCCAGATCCACCCGATCTTCGCCGAGTCGGCAAAAAATGCCACCGTCACTGACGTCGAAGGCCGTGAGTTCATCGACTTCGCCGGCGGTATCGCGGTACTGAACACCGGTCACGTGCACCCGAAGATCATCGCTGCCGTTGAAGCCCAACTGCACAAGCTGACCCACACCTGCTTCCAGGTACTGGCCTACGAGCCTTACGTCGAGCTGTGCGAGAAGATCAACGCCAAGGTTCCAGGCGACTTCGCCAAGAAAACCCTGCTGGTCACCACCGGTTCCGAAGCCGTTGAAAACGCCATCAAGATCGCTCGCGCCGCCACTGGCCGTGCCGGTGTGATCGCCTTCACCGGCGCCTACCACGGTCGTACCATGATGACCCTGGGCCTGACCGGTAAAGTCGTGCCTTACTCGGCCGGCATGGGCCTGATGCCAGGCGGCATCTTCCGCGCCATCTACCCGAACGAGCTGCACGGTGTGAGCGTCGACGATTCGATCGCCTCCATCGAGCGCATCTTCAAGAATGACGCCGAAGCCCGTGACATCGCCGCAATCATCCTCGAGCCAGTTCAGGGCGAAGGTGGTTTCTATGTTGCGCCTAAAGAGTTCATGAAGCGTCTGCGTGCCCTGTGCGACCAGCACGGCATCCTGCTGATCGCTGACGAAGTACAGACTGGCGCTGGCCGTACCGGCACCTTCTTCGCCATGGAACAGATGGGCGTTGCTCCTGACCTCACCACCTTCGCCAAATCCATCGCTGGCGGCTTCCCGCTGGCCGGTGTGTGCGGCAAGGCCGAGTACATGGACGCCATCGCTCCAGGCGGCCTGGGCGGCACCTACGCCGGTAGCCCGATCGCTTGCGCCGCGGCCCTGGCCGTGATGGAAGTGTTCGAAGAAGAAAAACTGCTGGACCGCAGCAAGGCCGTTGGCGAGCGTCTGGTCGCTGGCCTGCGCAAGATCCAGGACAAGCACCCGATCATCGGTGACGTGCGTGCTCTGGGCTCGATGATCGCTGTCGAAGTCTTCGACAAAGCCGGTTCCCACACCCCGAACGCTGCTGCAGTGGCCTCGGTTGTGGCCAAGGCGCGCGACAAGGGCCTGATCCTGCTGTCGTGCGGCACCTACGGCAACGTCCTGCGGATCCTGGTTCCGCTGACCTCGCCTGATGAGCAACTGGACCAAGGTCTGGCAATCATCGAAGAGTGCTTCGCAGAACTCGCGTAA